Proteins encoded by one window of Elaeis guineensis isolate ETL-2024a chromosome 12, EG11, whole genome shotgun sequence:
- the LOC105054637 gene encoding pentatricopeptide repeat-containing protein At4g14190, chloroplastic, with protein MAAAKLALNSFARAPSARNTPTSSSSSFFPISRAISSPPPLRSSARQLPYHHHHPLPKERAAEDPQRQQHKTILVETFHRNNRLKALLGELSRKGSNPVRLLRRDGDWTHDQLWAAVTFLVEAGRAPEALQVFDFWKSKEMTRINDANYSRIIQLLCEDCLMEEAVSTLQDMEKYGLVPSLAIYNAIIHGFAGEKDFDNSSATFEKMLEAGLLPTSETYNGLIRAYGSYGLYDEMSKCVKRMESDGCFPNEVTYNILITELARGGLIERMERAYRTLCSKRMNLQPSSLIAMLEAYADLGILEKIEKVHRRVMNSDAYMKECLIRKLATVYIKNYRFLHLEELGNNISARSGRTDLVWCILLLSSACVLSRRGIESIIQEMKVAKVRFNITFTNILAMFYLKMKDFRSLDAVFSQAGKQNIKPDIFTVGVLFDACKIGYNGTYVIEEWIKNGSLEEAVETKTDNLVLTAFGKGSFIKCCEKLYSSIESEAEQKKIWRYSDLISLVFGKKPGRVA; from the exons ATGGCAGCTGCAAAGCTAGCACTCAACTCGTTCGCGAGAGCCCCATCGGCTCGCAATActcccacctcctcctcctcttctttctttcccATATCGAGAGCTATCTCCTCCCCTCCTCCGCTCCGCTCTTCGGCCCGCCAACTCCCATACCACCACCACCATCCGCTGCCGAAGGAGCGGGCCGCCGAAGATCCACAGCGGCAACAGCACAAGACCATCCTTGTCGAGACCTTCCACCGAAACAACCGCCTCAAAGCCCTTCTCGGCGAGCTCTCCAGAAAGGGCTCGAACCCTGTTCGTCTCCTCCGAAGAGATGGGGATTGGACCCACGACCAGCTTTGGGCCGCCGTTACATTCCTCGTGGAGGCCGGCCGAGCCCCAGAGGCCCTCcag GTGTTTGATTTCTGGAAGAGCAAAGAAATGACCCGAATCAATGATGCTAATTACTCAAGAATCATTCAGTTGTTGTGTGAAGATTGCTTAATGGAAGAAGCAGTTTCTACCTTACAAGATATGGAGAAGTATGGTCTTGTCCCTTCTTTGGCAATCTACAATGCCATAATTCATGGATTTGCTGGAGAAAAGGATTTTGATAACTCAAGTGCTACTTTTGAGAAGATGTTGGAGGCTGGTCTGTTGCCTACATCTGAAACATACAATGGACTAATTCGAGCATATGGAAGTTATGGATTGTATGATGAGATGAGTAAGTGTGTGAAGAGAATGGAATCAGATGGATGTTTTCCAAATGAAGTTACTTATAACATATTGATCACAGAGCTTGCCCGAGGTGGACTTATTGAAAGAATGGAAAGAGCATACAGAACGCTCTGTTCTAAGCGAATGAATTTGCAACCCTCCTCTTTAATTGCAATGCTTGAGGCTTATGCAGACCTGGGGATCTTGGAGAAGATTGAAAAGGTTCACCGCAGAGTTATGAACTCGGATGCTTATATGAAGGAGTGCTTGATAAGGAAATTAGCCActgtttatatcaagaattatagATTTTTACATCTGGAGGAGTTGGGAAATAATATCAGTGCTAGAAGCGGTAGAACTGACCTTGTCTGGTGTATCCTCCTCCTTTCTAGTGCTTGTGTTTTGAGCCGAAGGGGTATAGAGTCTATTATTCAGGAGATGAAAGTAGCAAAAGTAAGGTTCAATATAACATTCACAAACATTCTTGCAATGTTTTATTTGAAGATGAAAGACTTTAGGAGTTTGGATGCTGTGTTCTCCCAAGCTGGAAAACAGAATATAAAACCTGATATTTTCACTGTTGGTGTACTCTTTGATGCATGCAAGATTGGGTACAATGGAACCTATGTTATCGAAGAATGGATaaaaaatggatctttagaagaAGCGGTGGAAACTAAAACCGACAATTTAGTCCTGACTGCTTTTGGAAAAGGATCTTTTATTAAGTGCTGTGAGAAGCTATACTCTTCTATTGAATCTGAAGCAGAACAGAAGAAAATTTGGAGATACAGTGATCTGATCAGTTTAGTTTTTGGAAAAAAGCCAGGAAGAGTTGCCTAG